A single region of the Actinoplanes sp. SE50/110 genome encodes:
- a CDS encoding membrane protein, with the protein MRRDAAGLAALLTTSGVLHFVAPKPFDAIVPRALPGSPRTWTYLSGAAELAVAAAVAHPRTRRAGGLAAAALFAAVFPANVKMAWDWRHAPPARRAIAFGRLPLQAPLIAWGLRVSR; encoded by the coding sequence GTGAGGCGGGACGCGGCCGGGCTGGCCGCCCTGCTCACCACCAGCGGCGTGCTGCACTTCGTGGCGCCGAAACCGTTCGACGCGATCGTGCCGCGGGCGTTGCCCGGCTCGCCCCGCACGTGGACCTACCTGAGCGGGGCCGCCGAGCTGGCGGTGGCCGCGGCCGTCGCCCATCCGCGGACCCGGCGGGCCGGTGGACTGGCCGCCGCCGCGCTGTTCGCCGCGGTCTTCCCGGCCAACGTCAAGATGGCCTGGGACTGGCGGCACGCCCCGCCGGCCCGGCGGGCGATCGCCTTCGGACGGCTGCCGCTGCAGGCGCCGCTGATCGCCTGGGGCCTGCGGGTCTCCCGGTGA
- a CDS encoding ribokinase, with protein MDLVGLAATLPRPGETVLGDDFVMTPGGKGANQAIAAARAGAATTFLGAIGSDAFGVTLGARLAATGVDMAHVRTSYGPSGVAVIMVDRAGENSILVSPGANRTFVDLTEAERACIAGADVLLCQQEIPAGTVAAALAAARAAGTRTILNAAPARELWPSVLDLVDLLVVNETEARALTDITDSSAMSGLLALVPRVVLTLSGNGSRYADRDGTDVHVPAFPVEVADTTAAGDAFTGALAVAWAEGRALVEAVRWANAAGAACVRKVGASNALPERAEIEAIFAG; from the coding sequence ATGGACCTGGTCGGCCTGGCCGCGACCCTCCCGCGGCCCGGCGAGACGGTGCTCGGCGACGACTTCGTGATGACCCCCGGCGGCAAGGGCGCCAATCAGGCGATCGCCGCGGCCCGGGCCGGCGCCGCCACGACGTTCCTGGGCGCGATCGGCTCCGACGCGTTCGGCGTGACGCTCGGCGCCCGGCTGGCCGCGACCGGGGTCGACATGGCCCACGTGCGCACGAGTTACGGCCCGTCCGGCGTCGCGGTGATCATGGTGGACCGGGCGGGGGAGAACTCGATCCTGGTCAGCCCGGGGGCCAACCGGACGTTCGTGGACCTGACCGAGGCGGAGCGGGCCTGCATCGCCGGGGCCGACGTGCTGCTCTGTCAGCAGGAGATCCCGGCCGGGACGGTGGCGGCGGCACTGGCCGCGGCCCGGGCCGCCGGGACGCGGACGATCCTGAACGCGGCGCCCGCGCGGGAGTTGTGGCCCTCCGTGCTGGACCTGGTTGATTTGCTGGTGGTCAACGAGACCGAGGCCCGGGCCCTCACCGACATCACCGATTCCTCGGCGATGTCCGGCTTGCTGGCGCTGGTGCCGCGGGTGGTGCTCACGCTCAGCGGCAACGGCTCCCGTTACGCCGACCGGGACGGCACCGACGTGCACGTGCCGGCCTTCCCGGTCGAGGTCGCCGACACCACGGCGGCGGGCGACGCGTTCACCGGCGCCCTCGCGGTCGCCTGGGCGGAGGGCCGCGCTCTGGTCGAGGCGGTGCGCTGGGCGAACGCCGCCGGCGCGGCCTGTGTGCGCAAGGTCGGCGCCAGCAACGCCCTGCCGGAACGGGCCGAGATCGAAGCGATCTTCGCCGGCTGA
- a CDS encoding ABC transporter ATP-binding protein translates to MDGVLEAAVTVPPDEDTVIAFDRVSVVRGGSHLINSLSWQVELDERWVVLGPNGAGKTTLLNIASGRLHPTRGQAWVLGDRLGRVDVNELRTRVGITTGRLADRIPPDEKVLDVVVTAAWSVVGRWREEYDPQDVARARELLAQLGMGALADREFGTLSEGERKRTQIARALMTDPELMLLDEPTAGLDLGGRETLIGHLTELALDPDAPAMVLVTHHVEEIPPGFTHGLLLREGSVVAAGPLGEVMTAENLTKTFGLPLLVDRFGDRYTARAA, encoded by the coding sequence ATGGACGGCGTGCTGGAGGCTGCCGTAACCGTTCCGCCCGACGAGGACACCGTCATCGCGTTCGACCGCGTCAGCGTGGTCCGCGGCGGGAGTCACCTGATCAACAGCCTGTCCTGGCAGGTGGAGCTGGACGAGCGATGGGTGGTGCTGGGCCCCAACGGCGCCGGTAAGACCACCCTGCTCAACATCGCGTCCGGCCGGCTGCACCCGACCCGCGGCCAGGCCTGGGTGCTCGGCGACAGACTGGGCCGGGTCGACGTCAACGAGCTGCGCACCCGGGTCGGGATCACCACCGGCCGGCTCGCCGACCGGATCCCGCCGGACGAGAAGGTGCTCGACGTCGTGGTCACCGCCGCCTGGTCGGTGGTCGGCCGCTGGCGTGAGGAGTACGACCCGCAGGACGTCGCCCGGGCCAGGGAGCTGCTCGCCCAGCTGGGCATGGGGGCGCTGGCCGACCGGGAGTTCGGCACCCTCTCCGAGGGGGAGCGCAAGCGCACCCAGATCGCCCGCGCGCTGATGACCGACCCCGAGCTGATGCTGCTCGACGAGCCCACCGCCGGTCTCGACCTGGGCGGCCGGGAGACCCTGATCGGTCACCTGACCGAGCTGGCCCTCGACCCGGACGCGCCGGCCATGGTGCTGGTCACCCACCACGTCGAGGAGATCCCGCCGGGCTTCACCCACGGGCTGCTGCTGCGCGAGGGCAGTGTGGTCGCGGCCGGCCCGCTCGGCGAGGTGATGACCGCGGAAAACCTGACCAAGACGTTCGGCCTGCCGCTGCTCGTCGACCGTTTCGGCGACCGGTACACCGCCCGGGCGGCCTGA
- a CDS encoding ROK family transcriptional regulator — MAATRLPGTPRLLRALNDRAALDLLLSRGPLTRAQIGELTGLSKVTASQLVERLEERGLVRRVGEQAGGRGPNAQLYAVTPSSAHVIGVDVGPDSVIAACADITGAVIGRAELSTKDTDDPVGVVHQAVVQAAADAGTDITSVRRVVLGTPGLVDPATGEISFAWDLPRWHRGLLADLRRDLSTPVVFGNDVNLAAIAESSNGAARGVSDFALVWIGRGVGLASVIGGRLHQGATGAAGEIGYLPVGGAEVPHNASKRGVKGAFQTLAAAEAVKAIGKQHGFRGAEAADVVRAAVAAGPAGEPVLDELARRLALGVAATCLVLDPPLVVLAGEVGRAGDAALADRVEREVAAITLVSPKVVVTGVAAEPVLHGALHTALDAVRDEVFGSTTD; from the coding sequence ATGGCCGCCACCCGCCTCCCGGGCACCCCCCGGTTGCTGCGCGCCCTCAACGACCGCGCGGCGCTGGACCTGCTGCTCAGCCGAGGTCCACTGACCCGGGCCCAGATCGGCGAGCTGACCGGCCTCAGCAAGGTCACCGCCTCCCAGCTGGTCGAGCGTCTGGAGGAGCGTGGCCTGGTCCGCCGGGTCGGCGAGCAGGCCGGCGGCCGCGGGCCGAACGCCCAGCTGTACGCGGTCACCCCGAGCAGCGCGCACGTGATCGGTGTCGACGTCGGCCCGGACTCGGTGATCGCCGCGTGCGCCGACATCACCGGCGCGGTGATCGGCCGGGCCGAGCTGAGCACCAAGGACACCGACGACCCGGTCGGCGTGGTGCACCAGGCGGTGGTCCAGGCCGCCGCGGACGCGGGCACCGACATCACCTCGGTGCGCCGGGTCGTGCTCGGCACCCCCGGCCTGGTCGACCCGGCCACCGGCGAGATCTCCTTCGCCTGGGACCTGCCCCGCTGGCATCGCGGCCTGCTCGCCGACCTGCGTCGCGACCTGAGCACCCCGGTGGTCTTCGGCAACGACGTGAACCTGGCCGCGATCGCCGAGTCCAGCAACGGTGCCGCCCGCGGCGTGTCCGACTTCGCCCTGGTCTGGATCGGTCGCGGGGTCGGTCTGGCCAGCGTCATCGGCGGCCGGTTGCACCAGGGTGCGACCGGCGCCGCCGGCGAGATCGGCTACCTGCCGGTGGGTGGCGCCGAGGTGCCGCACAACGCCTCCAAGCGCGGAGTCAAGGGCGCCTTCCAGACCCTGGCCGCCGCCGAGGCGGTCAAGGCGATCGGCAAGCAGCACGGCTTCCGGGGCGCCGAGGCCGCCGACGTGGTGCGCGCCGCGGTCGCCGCCGGCCCGGCCGGTGAACCGGTTCTGGACGAGCTGGCCCGCCGGCTCGCCCTCGGTGTCGCGGCCACCTGCCTGGTGCTCGACCCACCGCTGGTGGTACTGGCCGGCGAGGTGGGCCGGGCCGGCGACGCCGCGCTGGCCGACCGGGTGGAGCGCGAGGTCGCCGCGATCACGCTGGTCTCGCCCAAGGTCGTGGTGACCGGGGTGGCCGCCGAGCCGGTGCTGCACGGTGCCCTGCACACCGCCCTGGACGCGGTCCGCGACGAGGTGTTCGGATCGACCACCGACTGA
- a CDS encoding glycoside hydrolase family 3 N-terminal domain-containing protein: MAIDPGLRRLALRTLLAAFPGTSAPDWALDLLADGLAGHTLFGTNVGSSDELSQLTARLRSARPDALIAIDEEGGDVTRLGHRTGSPYPGNAALGAADDLDLTRQVYAAIGADLATAGVNLDLAPTVDVNSVAENPIIGTRSFGADPGLVARHTGAAIAGLQSAGVAACAKHFPGHGATVTDSHLDLPTVDVPLPVLRERDLPPFAAAVAAGARAVMSAHIRVPALTGDGPATFSRAALQGLLRDEYGFAGVIVTDALEMRGAAGAAGGIPQAAVAALAAGADLLCIGAEVDRELVLAVADEVAAAVGDGRLAVVRLEQAAARNADLAAWAAHQRITRPAATTATAPGRTAVTVPPAPGRISATVPPAPDRIPATVPPAPDRIPATVPPAPDRTAATVATTSAAPGRTAATTSAELGRTAARRALLVEGDPAALAAPLVVQLGSGYSIAEGKLPWGLRPFLGAVEQIDVNAAETSADELIARAAGRPIVLVGRRVHQAAASRELAEKLAAAWPVAVVEMGWPSTWRPDGARAFLVTHGASLASAEVAAAALGLITERYDGV; the protein is encoded by the coding sequence ATGGCCATCGACCCGGGGCTCCGCCGCCTCGCCCTGCGCACCCTGCTCGCCGCCTTCCCCGGGACGTCCGCCCCGGACTGGGCACTGGATCTGCTCGCCGACGGCCTCGCAGGACACACCCTCTTCGGCACCAATGTCGGTTCATCCGACGAATTATCCCAGCTCACCGCGCGGTTGCGGTCGGCTCGCCCGGACGCGCTGATCGCGATCGACGAGGAGGGCGGCGACGTCACCCGGCTCGGCCACCGGACCGGCAGCCCCTACCCGGGCAACGCCGCGCTGGGCGCCGCCGACGACCTCGACCTCACCCGGCAGGTGTACGCCGCGATCGGCGCCGACCTGGCCACCGCCGGAGTGAACCTCGACCTGGCGCCGACCGTCGACGTGAACTCGGTGGCCGAGAACCCGATCATCGGCACCCGCTCGTTCGGCGCGGACCCCGGACTGGTCGCCCGGCACACCGGCGCCGCGATCGCCGGCCTGCAGTCGGCCGGAGTGGCCGCGTGTGCCAAACATTTTCCGGGCCATGGCGCGACCGTGACCGATTCTCATCTCGATCTTCCGACCGTCGACGTGCCGCTTCCGGTGCTGCGGGAGCGGGATCTCCCCCCGTTCGCGGCGGCCGTCGCGGCCGGCGCGCGGGCGGTGATGAGCGCACACATCCGGGTGCCGGCGCTGACCGGCGACGGGCCGGCGACGTTCAGCCGGGCCGCGCTGCAGGGTCTGCTCCGCGACGAGTACGGGTTCGCGGGCGTGATCGTGACCGACGCCCTGGAGATGCGCGGCGCGGCCGGCGCCGCGGGCGGGATCCCGCAGGCCGCGGTCGCCGCCCTCGCGGCCGGCGCCGACCTGCTCTGCATCGGCGCGGAGGTGGACAGGGAGCTGGTGCTCGCGGTCGCCGACGAGGTCGCGGCCGCGGTCGGTGACGGCCGGCTCGCGGTCGTACGTCTTGAGCAGGCGGCCGCCCGCAACGCCGACCTCGCCGCCTGGGCGGCACACCAGCGGATCACCCGCCCCGCCGCGACCACCGCAACCGCACCGGGCCGCACCGCCGTAACCGTCCCACCTGCGCCGGGCCGCATCTCCGCAACCGTCCCACCTGCGCCGGACCGCATCCCCGCAACCGTCCCACCTGCGCCGGACCGCATCCCCGCAACCGTCCCACCTGCGCCGGACCGTACCGCCGCAACCGTCGCAACCACCTCGGCCGCGCCGGGCCGCACCGCCGCGACCACCTCGGCGGAGCTGGGCCGCACCGCAGCCCGCCGGGCGCTGCTGGTCGAGGGTGACCCGGCCGCGTTGGCCGCCCCGCTGGTCGTACAGCTGGGCAGCGGCTACTCGATCGCCGAGGGCAAGCTGCCGTGGGGCCTGCGGCCGTTCCTCGGCGCGGTCGAGCAGATCGACGTGAACGCCGCCGAGACCAGCGCGGACGAGCTGATCGCGCGCGCCGCGGGGCGGCCGATCGTGCTGGTCGGGCGGCGGGTGCATCAGGCGGCGGCCAGCCGGGAGCTGGCCGAGAAGCTGGCCGCGGCCTGGCCCGTGGCGGTGGTGGAGATGGGCTGGCCGTCGACCTGGCGACCGGACGGGGCACGCGCCTTCCTGGTCACCCACGGAGCCAGCCTGGCCAGCGCCGAGGTCGCCGCCGCCGCCCTGGGTCTGATCACCGAACGTTACGACGGCGTGTAG
- a CDS encoding NAD-glutamate dehydrogenase — MPVADEAATDSDQKDSRGPGPDLPAPGPGLALTGRLGASTDQGELDEPLPNAERLVAQAVERAGDDHATALLVDRFWRFAPDEELVGYTPEEMFTAAVEHRELARNRLPGELKLDLTEPRGAQSHTVLQVVTDDMPFLVDSVIALLTAHNLQVHLMVHPLIVVRREPLGALSELEADVEPDDAIEGDIVESWIRIEIDPVRRGEARDQLLNEVRRVLTDVREAVEDWPRMRQRALVISDELATARGSDRRLPVPEKDVTDSIELLKWLANDHFTFLGYREYRLDDGVLTAVHGSGLGILRGESRPRRLDTMAPEAYERAMEKRLLVITKANSRATVHRSAYLDYISVKVFDTAGEVVGEKRFLGLFSSSAYRTSVRELPVVKRKVTEVMDRSGLSPRGHSGKDLLQILETYPRDELFQIKTDDLYEAVIGVLRMAGRRQLRLFLRRDGYGRFISCLIYLPRDRFTTGNRLRMQEILLRELNGVGVDYTTRVTERMLARVHFIVRTDPAAPPGNLDPNVLAEQLADATRMWDDDFSLVLERKLGDEPAKELFNRYAHAYPESYKNGHTPYEGMQDLAKLELLEEPGQLEMHLYRRRRLGADGSPEPDDHDIRFKVYRFGEPMMLSAVLPVLHSLGVQVSDERPYEIRRDDGLVYLYDFGLTPPKVHRDLSEVRPQVENAFAATWRGEAEVDGFNELVLRAGLTWRQVVVLRAYAKYLRQAGNVFSQRYVESTFIAYPEIARLLLQLFEARFSPALQIGESDRTRRAGEVAARITELLDQVESLDQDRILRSYLTLIEATLRTSFYQRGPEGRPKSYVAFKLNPEAIPDLPQPRPKYEIFVYSPRFEGVHLRFGAVARGGLRWSDRREDFRTEVLGLVKAQMVKNSVIVPVGAKGGFVLKQKPGDRDEAVECYKRFVTALMDVTDNILSGKIVPPVDVVRHDGDDPYLVVAADKGTATFSDIANEISVGKEFWLGDAFASGGSAGYDHKKMGITARGAWESVKKHFRDLGKDTQSEEFTVVGVGDMSGDVFGNGMLLSEHIRLVAAFDHRHIFLDPAPDAATSYAERRRLFDLPRSSWADYDAGLISEGGGVYPRSAKKIPVSPQVRAALDLAGSVTALSPVELMRAILKAPVDLLFNGGIGTYVKAAGESHAEVGDKGNDAIRVNGSELRVKVVGEGGNLGLTQRGRIEFARAGGRVFTDFIDNSAGVDCSDHEVNIKILLGGAVTDGELGMPERDELLAAMTDEVGALVLRDNYEQATALANARAQAHSLLPVHRRMLIALEHRGELNRELEALPTDRELALRYENGEGLSAPEFAVLLAYVKISLEREVLADELVDEAWTNQVLHRYFPTPLRERYAARMAGHRLRREIISTALVNEVVNRGGTSFVFRAMEESGASAADVIRAYVVIRDVYGLTEIWAAAEALDNKVPTPAQTLVFLETRRLLDRAVRWLVSTRRSPIDVAGEIAKLRPGVATLLPQLPEVIVGAERRSFEERVTTLAGKGVPDDLADKVSRVFYGFGLLDILETATAIERDVTEVAQVYFVLSERFGVDALLSQISRLPRGDRWQTLARMALRYDLYAALAALTAEVLQSTPETASPDDRVSEWEQVNAASIARASNAMGDVGESPADLAALSVLLRQIRTLVKTSSAA, encoded by the coding sequence ATGCCTGTCGCCGACGAGGCAGCGACCGATTCTGATCAGAAAGATTCCAGGGGGCCAGGGCCTGATCTTCCAGCGCCCGGTCCCGGGCTGGCCCTGACCGGCCGGCTCGGAGCCTCCACCGACCAGGGAGAGCTCGACGAGCCGCTCCCGAATGCCGAGCGCCTGGTCGCCCAGGCCGTGGAGCGAGCCGGCGACGACCACGCCACCGCGTTGCTGGTCGACCGCTTCTGGCGGTTCGCACCCGACGAGGAGCTGGTCGGGTACACCCCGGAGGAGATGTTCACCGCCGCGGTCGAGCACCGCGAGCTGGCCCGCAACCGTCTCCCCGGCGAGCTGAAGCTGGATCTCACCGAGCCGCGCGGCGCCCAGTCGCACACCGTGCTGCAGGTCGTCACCGACGACATGCCGTTCCTGGTCGACTCGGTGATCGCCCTGCTCACCGCGCACAACCTGCAGGTCCACCTGATGGTGCACCCGCTGATCGTGGTGCGCCGCGAGCCGCTCGGCGCGCTCAGCGAGCTGGAGGCGGACGTCGAGCCGGACGACGCCATCGAGGGCGACATCGTGGAGAGCTGGATCCGGATCGAGATCGACCCGGTCCGTCGCGGCGAGGCCCGCGACCAACTGCTCAACGAGGTCCGCCGGGTGCTCACCGACGTGCGCGAGGCGGTCGAGGACTGGCCGCGGATGCGCCAACGGGCCCTGGTGATCTCCGACGAGCTGGCCACCGCCCGCGGCTCGGACCGTCGGCTGCCGGTCCCGGAGAAGGACGTCACCGACTCGATCGAGCTGCTCAAGTGGCTCGCCAACGACCACTTCACCTTCCTGGGCTACCGCGAGTACCGGCTGGACGACGGGGTCCTGACCGCGGTGCACGGCAGCGGCCTGGGGATCCTGCGCGGCGAGAGCCGCCCGCGCCGGCTGGACACGATGGCGCCCGAGGCGTACGAGCGGGCCATGGAGAAGCGCCTGCTGGTGATCACCAAGGCGAACTCCCGGGCCACCGTGCACCGTTCGGCGTACCTGGACTACATCAGCGTCAAGGTCTTCGACACCGCCGGCGAGGTGGTCGGCGAGAAGCGGTTCCTCGGCCTGTTCTCCAGCTCGGCGTACCGGACCAGTGTCCGGGAGTTGCCGGTGGTCAAGCGCAAGGTGACCGAGGTGATGGACCGCTCCGGCCTGTCGCCGCGCGGCCACTCGGGCAAGGACCTGCTGCAGATCCTGGAGACGTATCCGCGGGACGAGCTCTTCCAGATCAAGACCGATGACCTGTACGAGGCGGTCATCGGCGTGCTGCGGATGGCCGGCCGCCGTCAGCTGCGCCTGTTCCTGCGCCGGGACGGGTACGGCCGGTTCATCTCGTGCCTGATCTACCTCCCCCGGGACCGGTTCACCACCGGCAACCGGCTGCGCATGCAGGAGATCCTGCTGCGCGAGCTGAACGGCGTCGGGGTCGACTACACCACCCGGGTGACCGAGCGGATGCTGGCCCGGGTGCACTTCATCGTGCGCACCGACCCGGCCGCGCCGCCCGGCAACCTCGACCCGAACGTGCTGGCCGAGCAGCTCGCCGACGCCACCCGGATGTGGGACGACGACTTCTCCCTGGTGCTGGAGCGCAAGCTCGGTGACGAGCCGGCCAAGGAGCTGTTCAACCGGTACGCGCACGCCTACCCGGAGAGTTACAAGAACGGCCACACGCCGTACGAGGGCATGCAGGACCTGGCCAAGCTGGAGCTGCTGGAGGAGCCGGGCCAGCTGGAGATGCACCTGTACCGCCGGCGCCGGCTGGGGGCCGACGGGTCGCCCGAGCCGGACGACCACGACATCCGGTTCAAGGTGTACCGGTTCGGTGAGCCGATGATGCTCTCCGCCGTGCTGCCCGTGCTGCACTCGCTGGGCGTGCAGGTCAGCGACGAGCGGCCGTACGAGATCCGCCGCGACGACGGACTGGTCTACCTGTACGACTTCGGGCTGACGCCGCCTAAGGTGCACCGGGACCTGTCCGAGGTGCGCCCGCAGGTGGAGAACGCGTTCGCGGCCACCTGGCGGGGCGAGGCCGAGGTCGACGGCTTCAACGAGCTGGTGCTGCGCGCCGGGCTCACCTGGCGCCAGGTGGTGGTGCTCCGGGCGTACGCGAAGTATCTGCGTCAGGCCGGGAACGTCTTCTCCCAGCGGTACGTGGAGTCCACCTTCATCGCGTACCCGGAGATCGCCCGGCTGCTGCTGCAGCTGTTCGAGGCCCGGTTCTCGCCGGCCCTGCAGATCGGCGAGTCGGATCGCACCCGGCGCGCGGGTGAGGTGGCGGCGAGGATCACCGAGCTGCTCGACCAGGTGGAGAGCCTGGACCAGGACCGGATCCTGCGGTCCTACCTGACGCTGATCGAGGCGACCCTGCGGACCAGCTTCTATCAGCGGGGTCCGGAGGGGCGGCCGAAGTCGTACGTCGCCTTCAAGCTGAACCCCGAGGCGATCCCGGACCTGCCGCAGCCCCGGCCGAAGTACGAGATCTTCGTCTACTCCCCGCGGTTCGAGGGCGTGCACCTGCGTTTCGGCGCGGTCGCCCGGGGTGGCCTGCGCTGGTCGGACCGGCGCGAGGACTTCCGGACCGAGGTGCTCGGCCTGGTCAAGGCGCAGATGGTGAAGAACTCGGTGATCGTGCCGGTGGGCGCCAAGGGCGGCTTCGTGCTCAAGCAGAAGCCGGGCGACCGGGACGAGGCGGTGGAGTGCTACAAGCGCTTCGTGACCGCCCTGATGGACGTCACCGACAACATCCTGAGCGGCAAGATCGTGCCGCCGGTGGACGTGGTCCGGCATGACGGCGACGACCCGTACCTGGTGGTCGCCGCGGACAAGGGCACCGCGACGTTCAGCGACATCGCCAACGAGATCTCGGTCGGCAAGGAGTTCTGGCTCGGCGACGCGTTCGCCAGCGGCGGCTCGGCCGGCTACGACCACAAGAAGATGGGGATCACCGCCCGGGGGGCCTGGGAGTCGGTCAAGAAGCACTTCCGCGACCTGGGCAAGGACACCCAGTCCGAGGAGTTCACCGTGGTCGGCGTCGGCGACATGTCCGGCGACGTGTTCGGCAACGGGATGCTGCTGTCCGAGCACATCCGGCTCGTCGCGGCCTTCGACCACCGGCACATCTTCCTGGACCCGGCGCCGGACGCGGCCACGTCGTACGCCGAGCGCCGCCGGCTGTTCGACCTGCCGCGCTCGTCGTGGGCGGACTACGACGCCGGCCTGATCAGCGAGGGAGGCGGCGTCTACCCGCGGAGCGCGAAGAAGATCCCGGTCAGCCCGCAGGTACGCGCCGCGCTGGACCTGGCCGGGTCGGTGACCGCGCTCAGCCCGGTGGAGCTGATGCGGGCGATCCTCAAGGCGCCGGTCGACCTGCTCTTCAACGGCGGCATCGGCACCTACGTCAAGGCGGCCGGCGAGTCGCACGCCGAGGTGGGCGACAAGGGCAACGACGCGATCCGGGTGAACGGTTCGGAGCTGCGGGTCAAGGTGGTCGGCGAGGGCGGCAACCTCGGGCTGACCCAGCGCGGGCGGATCGAGTTCGCGCGCGCCGGCGGCCGGGTCTTCACCGACTTCATCGACAACTCGGCCGGGGTCGACTGCTCGGACCACGAGGTCAACATCAAGATCCTGCTCGGTGGAGCGGTGACCGACGGCGAGCTCGGCATGCCGGAGCGCGACGAGCTGCTGGCCGCGATGACCGACGAGGTCGGCGCGCTGGTCCTGCGGGACAACTACGAGCAGGCGACGGCGCTGGCCAACGCGCGGGCACAGGCGCACTCGCTGCTGCCGGTGCACCGGCGGATGCTGATCGCGCTGGAGCACCGCGGTGAGCTCAACCGGGAGTTGGAGGCGCTGCCCACGGACCGCGAGCTGGCGCTCCGGTACGAGAACGGCGAGGGGCTCAGCGCACCCGAGTTCGCGGTGCTGCTCGCCTACGTCAAGATCAGCCTGGAACGCGAGGTGCTCGCCGACGAGCTGGTCGACGAGGCGTGGACCAACCAGGTGCTGCACCGGTACTTCCCGACCCCGCTGCGCGAGCGGTACGCCGCGCGGATGGCCGGTCACCGGCTGCGCCGCGAGATCATCTCGACCGCCCTGGTCAACGAGGTGGTCAACCGGGGCGGTACGTCGTTCGTCTTCCGCGCCATGGAGGAGAGCGGGGCGTCGGCCGCCGACGTCATCCGCGCCTACGTGGTGATCCGGGACGTGTACGGTCTCACCGAGATCTGGGCGGCGGCCGAGGCGCTGGACAACAAGGTGCCCACTCCCGCGCAGACGCTGGTCTTCCTGGAGACCCGGCGACTGCTCGACCGCGCGGTCCGCTGGCTGGTCAGCACCCGCCGCTCGCCGATCGACGTGGCCGGCGAGATCGCCAAGCTACGTCCCGGCGTGGCGACGCTGCTGCCCCAGCTCCCCGAGGTGATCGTGGGGGCGGAGCGCCGCTCGTTCGAGGAGCGGGTGACGACGCTGGCCGGCAAGGGCGTCCCGGACGACCTGGCGGACAAGGTGAGCCGGGTCTTCTACGGCTTCGGGCTGCTGGACATCCTGGAGACGGCGACCGCCATCGAGCGGGACGTGACCGAGGTGGCCCAGGTCTACTTCGTGCTCTCGGAGCGCTTCGGTGTCGACGCACTGCTGTCGCAGATCTCCCGCCTGCCCCGGGGTGACCGGTGGCAGACGCTGGCCCGGATGGCGTTGCGGTACGACCTGTACGCCGCCCTGGCCGCGCTCACGGCCGAGGTGCTGCAGTCGACCCCGGAGACCGCCTCGCCGGACGACCGGGTCTCGGAGTGGGAGCAGGTCAACGCGGCGTCGATCGCGCGGGCGTCGAACGCGATGGGTGACGTCGGGGAGTCCCCGGCCGACCTGGCGGCGCTGTCCGTGCTGCTCCGTCAGATCCGCACCCTGGTGAAGACCTCGTCGGCGGCCTGA